Below is a genomic region from Populus trichocarpa isolate Nisqually-1 chromosome 15, P.trichocarpa_v4.1, whole genome shotgun sequence.
CAGCTTCCGTGGGACCTCTAGCTACAGTGATTGCCttataacatcatcatcaagatTTGCTCACGTTAAAGCTGTTTTGCGTGGAGCTATGCCTATCACCTGGCCCGGCGATGAAATGATCCCGTAAGCCATGCAGGTCATACTGTAATTACAAACCCTATACGTGACTAGTTTAGTCATTAAGTGTCCACAAGACCTCTATAAAGTGCATGGCAATGCCAGCATTTCTTAGTGCACCTTACAATTTGCTTAACTTCAAGAAAGTGGCAGCTAGCTAGCCATGGCAGTGCGTTCGCTTCTTGCTttgatggtttttgttttctgcCTTGCAGAGGTACAGGGTTAATTAATCTGTTTTTGGGGTTTTGTTAAGGAGTACTGTGATTTAACTTTAACCATGATCTTCTCTTGCATGTTATTATAACATGAAGGTTTCATCTGATCTCAAGATAGATACCGGAATACTCCATGTTGGTCAGGCAAGACACGACCATCCCCTACTTCACatgtttcctttcattttcagTATTTCTGGCTGAACGTTTCTAACTAATGCTGTTGCTAATGGTCTGTTTCTGCTTCTGTGGGTGTTCTTCCAGCTTGTTGTGAGAGGTGGAAACAGGAGGCTCATGCAAGACATAGGTAGGGATTAGGAGCTAAAGGGTGTACCATACTTTGTTTTCTCCAACTTGTTGCATAAAGAAATTGATTTGATCCATGGTATATGCAATGTTTGATTACCCTTTTCCAGTCTTGTTTATGTGACAATTCTTTCTCCTTTGATCTTCAGACTGTGGAGGGTTATGCAAGCAGAGGTGCAGTCTTCACTCAAGGCCTAATGTGTGCACCAGGGCATGTGGCACCTGCTGTGTAAGGTGCAAGTGTGTGCCGCCTGGGACCTCAGGGAACAGAGAAGTATGTGGAACATGCTATACTGACATGACCACCCATGGGAACAAGACCAAGTGTCCATAGGCCTGTGAACCAGGGAGATTGTGTAGCCTTTTATATTCGCAGCTGGAAACTGGGATCTCTTTCAGCTTTTGTCTAATCAAATGATTATGTATTCAAGGGATGCTGGATAGTGCTTGTATATTAGCTTTTGTGCTTCTTGTTTGATTTCATGTGTGGTTGGGAGTTGTTATAAAGTGGTGTTTGTGAAAATCAATGGTGGGTGGTTATGACTAATTGCTCCCTCTTCTTTCATGGCATATCATTATCTCTGCTGTTTAAACTTTCCCTGCATAAATTTATAATTCGGCAAAGACGCTACAACAGAGACATTAATTGGGTGCCAGGCATTTGCAGTTGAAAAAACTGCCTAGCTGTTGACTAATTTATTAGATGTattcaaattaatgaaattgCAGATTAAAGTGATTtggataatttgttttaaacatTCTTAACGGGGATATTTGATCTTAATTAAAAGtggtgtttatttattttttttattgaaattttgttgGAATTCTATATTTAATACAAgctttttaacatgaaatattaataatattttaataaatttaaaatgataacattaGGCATCAAACAAATCTAGCAACCTCCATATGATCATACAAGTTATTTCCCTTAATtgctctcattcttttttttagtttagtaaattttttcaggctattttttttaattacttttttttttgagattccTATATATGAAACACGCAACCTGTTGAGATTCCTGTGAAGCCTCATTTGTCCTTACGTGGATTGAAAGGAGTCGTGGACATAAATGTAAAATGAGCTATGATTGCCGATTGTGCACATGTTACTTCTCTAAATTTAGATCTTAAAGTCTGTTCAACTAGACTCTTACGACTTCTTGTTTAAgattttccaacttttttttttatgttgagcttctaactaagttttttttttgtttttcatttattttcttctcaagCGAGTGTTATAAGTGCAACTTAATAGGGAAAGTTAATGACCTATATATCAACTTGCTAAATGAAAATCATGCAATTATACAAAGTAAAAATAAGATGCAAAAGTGATGAtgttattaacaagaaaaatgcaTATTAAATGTGGACTCGCCCTTCAAAGGGTGACAACGTTCGTTATTCATGGTTTTTAGAAACCTGATGTCATTATCATGTCAACGAGAGGATCCTTGTCCAGTCTTGCTTAAGTTCAAAGCTTGTGATAGCTCTTCGACTTCCAATTCAGGACAATTCTCTTTTATCAACTGTAACAACTCATATTTCTTGTAAAATTCCTATGTGGAGGCCATTTGTCACCCGATGGTCTTGAAATCCAAGATGTCATATGTTGGGCTTGCCATAGTGAGATTATACTTGGTACAACCTAATAAATAAGTTCTAATCATTAAGTGCATCAAGTGGTAGATTAATATCTAGTCTTAAAAAGTCTCTCACATGCTTAGTGATCGTCCTTGAAAGGTCAATGTAAGACTTACAAGGAGTGTGAAGATAAAGGCCCTGAATAATATCATGTTAGCATACCAACCACTTACAAGTAAATAATCAAGCAAGAGTTGGATGATTTCACAAGTCTTGTTCAAGCTAAAGTCATTGAGGTGTGTGCTCTCAAAAGTGATGCATGGTCATATAAACATGAATGAATGTTAAAACaataaaagcaagaaaataaacaaacaacacAACAAATAAGATAGTaatagaaagacaaaaaaaaaaagcttagtcTAAAAGTTCCTAGTGAAGTCGTCATTTTCTCACACCCGACATCACGATGACCTTTAAgaattagaagggaaaaaaatagatatttggcAGCTTGTTCTTATAGAAGAAAGGTCTTATTATGGAGTcttcacctagtattatggtcataAGAAACTCTAACTAGTCTTTACAGATTatatggtacgggactggttataCTAAAGAGAAGATACtatcacccttaaaacatcctacctaaggtaagctgcattattgattttatcttaACTTACTAATGGTTTGTTGTGTTATGCTATCATGTTTTGCCTATAGTATTCTAAATTCGATGTTAGTAAATATCAGGTTAAGATTCCTGACTCTAACATCactaaatattgaaaatgatattttcgaCTCTAATGTCAGTAAATACCAGGATTGATATTTATAACTCTGAAATCAGTAAATAACAAGGTTGATATTTCTAACTCTAGTGTTAGTaaatgatgcaaccatattatttgatagttttacccatatttacctagtatttttcctatgttttatatataaaatgtcttgatattctttattttatgttttgaaggcacttttggatgtaagattaaaaaagaagtaaattgagATAATTAGCAGATTTGACCACTGATCGATATTTTAtgcagagcttgagctctaAAAGTTGAAACGAAATGATTCTAGtggaattagaaagctaacattcatacctttctatacatatatggcaagaaaaataaaaataaaataaagagcatggaaatcgcagccttcaaagtcaaatctcgtatTATTTCAACTTGAGCTACAGAAGTctatttgatgcaaactcaatttgtttggattcctgacttgaAGACCTATCAGCCTAccaaattttagcaaaaaacaagctcatatgagagatatatgatttttctaagatgataTATGAATTTCACCAGCATACAGGTTTTATGAAGAAACAAGTTCAAATTACGTCTCAAAGCATcgaaaccgacatccaagtctttatttcataaatttagCCCCTCTAAGTCAAAAGTCAAAGCttaaagattttatgcaaggctatttctcatTTCTTAGGAAAATGGTTATTGaactacttaaatgtaaattgtctagtTAGGAAATGACTATTTTTGCAGAAAAGGaattagggtttcctaggatataaaaagaaagagagaaaggaaaggggGGCGGCCaaccaagagagaaaaaacgcACCTTCCTCTTaaaaacccgaaatcatgcattcttctttcttttttattaattgttcaatagacatgcaatgctaaacttttttcttggttataaggacacagaaaccttcggatttcaagaactgtgagatttattttaccttttcttttcagtttatatgatgaatgaatatgtttgttctcctatgcgtatttcctatgattgattattttaattgctaaagcggactctaagttattattgtgaacaatctattgctaagtttgctatcaaaactggagttgtggtatataaacttgagAAACAACTAAGTTTGATAATTGTGGTGAATctacattattaatcttagggagaacattcaaacaaatcaaacatgaattgcgaacaattatgttgtctagattaatcaatttatctagttcttaaggctgccattgaattaaattactaatgcgaacactgtgattgtttgatGTTTAGGATTAGTTATATAACAAAtgtgttaattaatcaacgtaaCAAAGATAAATATTCGGAGTATAAATTAACGTTTTGTTTCAatgatcagttttgatttctgtaggtggacgtttacttgtgactaagatttgttttcttgataaatttcagttttctttgatttagcattgattgtttctttctGTTTACTATAGCATAACATAGATAACTTTAAAAACCCCCTAGTTGCATATCATATAGCATAAATCttaactaaaccttcctcgggatcgaccccttacttactctatactatcttgtttatctaagctagggtaattaatttgtgcggtCGCGACATCACAATAAATTTTGGCGTCGTTGCTGAGGAACCTTGAACTTGGTGGATTCATAGGATATTTATATCTCATGAGTCTTGTCCTTTTGTAGAGAGGAGGGGCTGAAGACTAATTTCacctctataaattaatatggtattttgagttatattccatttaaaataatacgtattggatcaatataaaatttCGGGGGACATGTGTGAGGtcctaaaaaattaatgaaggaCTCACATGAGATCCTGAAAAAATTTCTAAAGGAGTATTGGACTCAAGCGAGTTGACTGAGCCTGAAAAGGGCAAAAAATAGGTTTAAACGCGCTGTCTAGGCTTGTGGTAGCTAGGCTTGGGTGCATGCCCGAACCCATGAGGGTTTTAGCCTGGCGCTTAGTACCCAAGCTGGGCATGATATGGCATGCCCAGCTTGGGGGTGTGCCTAGGGTGGGCGTGTTATGACATGCCTAGTGTGGGCATATATGCCTACCTTAAGCCCAAGTAGCAGCCTGAGCTTGTTCCTCTTGGTTGAGCAGCATGCCCAGCATAGGCCCCGATTACTGCCCAGGCCCATGTATTTATGTGAGAGTTTTTTAGGTCTTTTGGGAGGTTTTTTGGCCCGTTAATTTTGAGTTTATCACCAACCAAACACGTATTATAAAGTCCAactaattcaaataattttcttattaatgcatATTAGAGGTAAGGAGAATTAATTTTTCAGcaacattataaaattaatcaaggttAGACTAGCTATCCACTCTAAATATAAATGTCATTTTACTCTACtatatgagagagaaaaaacctcTCATGCTGAGTCTGGGCTAGAAAATTCCTTCCCCAAATCTtgcaacaaaagaaataaattccCAATTAAGCTTGGCCACCATTTGTTTAGTAATATTGCATTACttgtgtaaaaaatatattagaaaaaaatgtaaacaaaattttaattgctttgacaaagaaacaacaaacaaagaaacatatttaaaaattgattacCTAACTTTGGATAGATTTCCTTTGTCCAAAACTTAAGAAAGGGCAAAGCCAGCCAATGTCTCAAATAGCATAAGCATGTTTCAATAcctttaaaaccctaaaaaatcaatatcaaccCATCACTTAAAATCTCTTACTTTTAATGAATCTAAAGCAATAATTGAGAGATAAGTTTGATTTAGTGGTGGACAAATTAGGGTTGTTACTATTGGAGATTGAAAGAGAATGAGAGATTATTTAGATGACAAAGATAGGCTACTAGTTGTGATGGTTTTGCTAGATTTTGGGTGGAGATCTAGAGATAACAGGAGACCAAGAAAGTAATGAAAAGGACAACTATGAAAGACATTTAGGAGAGGGAAGGTGACCAAGGGTTTGTAAAgtttaattttagagttttctTTTATATCTATTAGCCTTTTATAGTAGGGTTAAATGTTAGTTGAACCAATTCGATTTGATCTAATTCAATTAgtttcaaacttttaaaatcaaaacgaacCAAACcagattttttaggttttctaattagttcattcattttttttccctagtttgatttttttggttaatatttttggtttttttagtttaataaggtttttggttttttttttctcaccctttGATCAAACTGCTCCATATGTGTTTGATGTAGagtgcttttttaaaaatacttttcatttaaaaatacattaaaataatgttttttagtttttaattttgacactaccaaatcaaaatcatccaaaaacatcgaaaaaatcaaatttatgtcttttcaagcaaagtttttttaaaaaacactttaaaaaacaagttgtaaTGTAAaaatgacacgaccaaaagattgatgtcttctcccaagtgcaggagtgtcgaagtaataaataacccggtaagaccggggtcgaaccacagggaggttaattgtataaattatagataacaataatacaacaacaacaataacaacaataataataatagtgaagaagaagaggaagaagttgatgagaactttgagatggaagattaacgtaaggattaaacaatgataacaacaaatgtcaaggttagaggatccactaatggtatttcaaacaagtatagtataaactcttattattcaattggaaaccacacacaaaggaggttccaatcagattataaattgttaacatgattacattagttatcttattcgaataatgctaatacttgtaaatgttttcaggcattcatgattataacttatgttaacaacaaatcaagttcctttcatagctcaggtgtcggttataccatacagtatgggctatgaaagtgccaagtatttgttgtaccaagtgttatacaacataaatctagattaaccatttaacaagcaaagtattaaaagtgaacaagataacaaatataaagcatgttagtatccaacattaaggtccatgttaagtttatattatacttattcttacaccattagtgtacccttttcaccttgacataattaacttagcaacacataatgaaagaaagaaacataaataaacaaggaaaggaaatgaaaagcataagcaagaaattaatataagcaaatcttaagcattacaaaatataaagagagagcaagagcatgatcttgatctcaacaccaagatgcctcaatacatggcaaatgcctccttttataggccaaaattcagaactattgatttgttgactaattgatgactgggtggccacatcttgacttgatgacaattcttatcttcttgtctgccaaaaaggtcattgataacgtcataatttgaacagacttcaatcatgaaagttctaggcaattgtctcatctttccagggtaaaactttgagatcatttggacttctagaactcgagatatgggctgaacactgaacagtgtctgggctgcaggacagattcggacttcttcgttgttgctacaatttggacttgaaaacggccttgttaaatcttgggctccccatgaaagttgtaggcctatgtattagctttccatccatataaagtagacctaaatccgagatctacagctccagatatgacccgattaccgaacaatgttccagtttggactgcaccaacatctcttttctaagtttggccatctatttgtcctttcaatttcagtacttcaactcatcaatcaattctttcatttatgtgatagacctgcatttaagatgaacatttaccataaattaaaggtatcttatattattagatatgtttttataaaacatgctttagttaaggagttattgatacttcaagtgcaaaatgacgatataaaaccttgataaaaatgcacttttaagtactaatcaaaaaacaaacactcactTCCTCTAGTTAGGATTAAATGAATATAGTTGAAATAAGTTCTCATGTGTTTAAGCTTGGATTGCCTTGTCGTAACAAAGCATGATATCTACtagattttgaaatttcttcCCATAGATTTAAAAGGTTGTCCACCCAGGTTACATGAtccatcaaggaaaaaaaaagaacttgtgAGAAAAGGTATGAACTTTCCCTAATGTGAttctttgattattattttttatataatatgtcATTATTTAGCACGTTGACAGTTATAATGTGGTTACTTAAACCAATCATAGGGTTCATTGAAATTAGTATAATTGGGATTTTTGTAAACATGATTGTTCAATAACTAGTTAGTATGGAagtatcatgaaaaaaattccACTAGtccaaaattaacaaagaaaatttgacAAGAGTATATGCATTTAGTTTATAATcatgcaatatatttttaaataaattaaaacaaaaccaaagaaagGTACTTATTGAAACATCAAACTTTATTGTTATcaagaatcaatttttttttacataaagtttTATTGATTCTCACTTGGTGCAAAAGATCTGTCTTCATAAGTCTTCTAGGATTCAACAACACTATCAGGTGCACTCCTAAACAAAgtctaaaacaatatatttttagttattttataacctcaatttgaaaaatatttttaaataaacacattaaattattttttgttcaacctcaatttcaatcacagatttaaccaaacatatattttattaaaccaacctcaactacaagtgctttttataaaacaatttttcttaaatcacaaccataaaaactacAGCAATATCAAACACATTCTTAAGCTCCTATGGTCTGCTGGAGATGAAAATAACAATAGCAACTAgacagtttttgttttaaaatttgccATGTGCACATGCATTTGACAGTGATGCTTGGCTAAAGTATTTAATTAGTACTTATACGAGTCGATCTTTTGCAGGAATTGCTCAAGCAGGATGGTGAATCCGTAGGGTGAGCAGTCCAGTTGTGATGTTTGCCTTGTCAATTGTAGACTTGTGTAGCTCCAGATGTCTAAGCACCATTGTAGGTAATCTTTTGACGTTCAGTTTCCCTGCCATGTGCATGAGCTGAATATGCTTGTAGCAGATGGCAGCCTGCCTGCACATTTTGTAAGAAGATTTAGGACTGATCTAATTAGCAATCATAAATTAACAGCTCTTAGCACCATATTGAGGGCTAGTCATGGTGTTTAGAACCCACAGCTAGCATTGTCAATAATTATGTAACTTGATCATTTATAAAACTCTCTGAACATAGCTGCATGTTTTCTAATCTATTGATTTGTATCAGCATATATCCAAAGCTTTTGCATGGTATTTGGTTAACAAAATGGGttgcttttttttcaatcatttgtGCAATTGGATTGCGCAATTTTATTTCTGTTAGCATTGTGAATAGTATTCTGAAAGGGTGCTGAATGCTAATGGCTGGTTTTCTTCCATCTTGTCAGGTCTAGGCTGGCGGGCTCTCCGCTGCTTGCTAAAGGAACGCAGCTCTTCAGCCCTTCTGTACAAGTCGTTGAGACTAAAGAAATAAATGGATTAGAAGATCAAGCCAACAAATCAAAAGGTGCAAGAAAAGGAACATTGAATGATCGAAGCCATGATGCTATATGTATTTAAAATTCTATTCTATATAGTTCTAAGAGTATACTAATGGTAAAGAATACTAAAACAGTGCATGTCTAGAggctaaaatttgaatttaactgtatataaaaaaaaaacttatgagaTTTTACAGGTTTTTATGTAACAAAACCAAACGGAACCAAAAACAAGTTGGTTTGAATCGGATTATAGTTCGGTctgattttgaatataaataaattgagtttggttggttttatttatcaaaaatcaaaccaaaccgaaaactCCTAATATGATCATCAAATAATACTACATTCACGGGGATCAT
It encodes:
- the LOC7474875 gene encoding snakin-2 → MAVRSLLALMVFVFCLAEVSSDLKIDTGILHVGQLVVRGGNRRLMQDIDCGGLCKQRCSLHSRPNVCTRACGTCCVRCKCVPPGTSGNREVCGTCYTDMTTHGNKTKCP